A single region of the Sulfitobacter geojensis genome encodes:
- a CDS encoding DUF7282 domain-containing protein: MVEAADQDVSNGVVSADKVVAGENGWLVVHRTDAEMKPGPVVGYAPLRGGENTDVAAILQEEVKSGEMLMLMVHAEQGGMKTGVFEYTLGAKEDGPIKPDGKLVMKVVKAK; the protein is encoded by the coding sequence ATGGTTGAAGCCGCTGATCAGGACGTGTCAAACGGCGTCGTAAGCGCTGATAAAGTAGTTGCCGGCGAAAACGGTTGGCTGGTTGTGCACCGCACCGACGCCGAAATGAAGCCCGGTCCGGTTGTCGGTTATGCCCCGCTGCGCGGTGGTGAAAACACCGACGTTGCAGCAATCCTGCAAGAAGAAGTGAAATCCGGCGAAATGTTGATGCTGATGGTGCACGCCGAACAGGGCGGCATGAAAACCGGCGTATTTGAATACACTCTGGGTGCCAAAGAAGACGGCCCGATTAAACCAGATGGTAAGCTTGTCATGAAAGTTGTGAAGGCGAAGTAA